The following proteins come from a genomic window of Gimesia chilikensis:
- a CDS encoding sulfatase: protein MNLRFTNFWQVICVCLLLAGFMTDQSQAAENTLPNILFCIADDASYPHMGAYGCSWVKTPAFDRVAREGLLFTNAYTPNAKCAPSRACILTGRNSWQLKEAGNHMAFFPPEFKTYVEALAEHGYVVGKTAKGWAPGVAVDAQGKRRNLAGPAFNSKKIKPPSTGISSIDYAGNFGEFLQTCPEQKSWCFWYGGFEPHRRYEYGSGAKNAGKKITDIDRVPAYWPDNEVIRNDMLDYAYEIEHFDQHLGRMLKMLEERGELDNTLVVVTADNGMPFPRIKGQEYELSNHLPLAIMWPDGIKAPGRVIKDYVSFIDFAPTFIEVAGLKWNQTGMQPAAGHSLTDIFQSTKSGQVNPDRDHVLIGKERHDIGRPHDQGYPIRGIVKGGMLYLHNYETGRWPGGNPETGYLNCDGSPTKSVILDLRRDGSQQQFWELAFGKRPSEELFAIDDDQECMTNLAEAPEFQKVKQALKQQLEAELKAQQDPRMTGKGGVFEAYQYSDPRTRNFYERYMGGEPLKAGWVNKTDFEAAPLD from the coding sequence ATGAATTTGCGCTTCACAAATTTCTGGCAGGTGATCTGTGTCTGTCTGCTGCTCGCTGGGTTCATGACTGACCAATCGCAGGCTGCCGAAAACACTCTCCCCAATATTCTATTCTGTATCGCCGATGATGCCTCTTATCCGCACATGGGCGCGTATGGTTGTTCCTGGGTCAAGACGCCCGCCTTCGACCGGGTGGCTCGCGAAGGTCTGCTCTTTACGAACGCATATACACCGAATGCCAAGTGTGCTCCTTCGCGTGCCTGCATCCTGACCGGACGCAATTCCTGGCAGCTCAAAGAGGCCGGCAATCACATGGCGTTCTTTCCGCCGGAATTCAAAACTTATGTCGAAGCCCTGGCAGAGCACGGCTATGTCGTCGGGAAAACGGCCAAAGGCTGGGCACCTGGTGTGGCCGTCGATGCACAAGGCAAACGCCGTAACCTGGCCGGTCCCGCCTTTAACAGTAAAAAAATCAAACCGCCCTCTACCGGCATTTCTTCCATTGACTATGCCGGAAACTTTGGTGAATTTCTCCAGACCTGCCCCGAACAGAAATCCTGGTGTTTCTGGTACGGCGGTTTCGAACCGCATCGACGTTACGAATACGGCTCAGGGGCGAAGAACGCCGGCAAGAAAATCACGGACATCGATCGCGTACCCGCTTACTGGCCCGATAACGAAGTCATTCGCAACGACATGCTCGACTATGCGTACGAAATCGAACACTTCGATCAGCACCTGGGACGTATGTTGAAAATGCTGGAAGAGCGGGGTGAACTGGACAATACCCTGGTCGTGGTGACTGCGGATAACGGAATGCCTTTCCCTCGCATCAAGGGGCAGGAATACGAACTCTCCAACCATCTCCCCCTGGCCATCATGTGGCCGGATGGCATTAAAGCCCCGGGACGCGTCATCAAAGATTATGTCAGCTTCATCGATTTTGCGCCCACGTTCATTGAAGTTGCGGGACTCAAGTGGAATCAGACCGGAATGCAGCCTGCAGCGGGTCACAGCCTGACCGATATTTTTCAGTCAACCAAATCGGGGCAGGTCAATCCGGACCGTGATCATGTCCTCATCGGCAAAGAACGCCACGACATCGGTCGCCCTCACGATCAGGGATATCCGATCCGTGGTATCGTCAAAGGGGGGATGCTTTACCTGCACAATTACGAAACGGGACGCTGGCCCGGCGGCAATCCCGAGACCGGTTACCTGAATTGTGATGGCAGCCCGACGAAGTCAGTCATCCTTGATCTCCGTCGCGACGGCAGTCAGCAGCAGTTCTGGGAGCTTGCGTTCGGGAAACGGCCGTCCGAAGAACTGTTCGCGATCGACGATGATCAGGAGTGTATGACGAACCTGGCAGAAGCGCCGGAATTCCAGAAAGTCAAACAGGCCCTGAAACAGCAGTTGGAAGCGGAACTCAAAGCGCAACAGGATCCCCGGATGACAGGCAAGGGGGGCGTCTTCGAAGCTTATCAGTATTCCGATCCCCGCACGCGGAATTTCTATGAACGCTACATGGGGGGAGAACCGCTGAAAGCGGGCTGGGTTAACAAGACGGACTTTGAAGCTGCTCCACTCGACTGA
- a CDS encoding GNAT family N-acetyltransferase: MTEFRAFHNTDPPQLLKLWHSAGLGRGAAECLTNDAFEVLIFSQPYFDPEGLIVAVEDGAIVGFVLAGFGPNQEFSALSFSEGVICAVIVHPEFRRRGIGRELVRQAEEYLLAKGATQITAGPSGLLSPYLVGLYGGTRPSGFLLSDPLAAPFFESLGYEAIGSTRIYQRDLLGQKPPIKFHLVNLRRKMQLEISDDYQAPNWWWLTRLGRLETLHFELVPKSGYDAMASATVVGLDLYIPKWEERVIGLTDVYVKESERGKGYGQSLLLEIGRRLQDELITKLELHVAETNAVAWHVAEAVGYYQVDTGIVYQRVSR; this comes from the coding sequence GTGACTGAGTTTCGCGCCTTCCACAACACTGACCCGCCGCAGCTGCTGAAACTCTGGCATTCTGCAGGATTAGGGAGAGGTGCCGCAGAATGTCTCACGAACGACGCATTCGAAGTTCTCATCTTTTCCCAGCCCTACTTTGACCCGGAAGGGTTAATCGTCGCCGTGGAAGATGGTGCGATCGTTGGTTTCGTGCTGGCTGGCTTCGGTCCTAATCAGGAATTCTCGGCTCTCAGTTTCTCTGAAGGCGTCATCTGTGCCGTCATCGTACATCCGGAATTCCGACGTCGGGGCATTGGTCGCGAACTGGTCCGTCAGGCAGAGGAATACCTGCTCGCAAAAGGCGCCACGCAAATCACGGCCGGACCCTCCGGACTGCTCTCACCTTACCTGGTCGGCCTGTATGGCGGGACACGCCCCTCTGGGTTTCTGCTTTCCGATCCCCTGGCGGCTCCCTTTTTTGAAAGCCTCGGCTACGAAGCCATCGGCTCTACGCGCATCTATCAGCGTGATCTGCTCGGTCAGAAACCGCCGATTAAATTTCACCTCGTGAACCTCCGCCGAAAAATGCAGCTGGAAATCTCCGATGATTACCAGGCTCCCAACTGGTGGTGGCTGACACGCTTGGGACGACTCGAAACGCTGCATTTCGAACTTGTGCCCAAATCCGGCTATGATGCCATGGCCTCGGCGACCGTCGTGGGGCTGGACCTCTATATTCCCAAATGGGAAGAGCGCGTGATCGGTCTCACAGATGTCTACGTGAAAGAATCAGAACGGGGCAAAGGCTACGGTCAGTCGCTCCTGCTGGAAATTGGCCGTCGTCTACAGGACGAGCTGATCACCAAGCTCGAACTGCACGTCGCCGAAACAAACGCGGTTGCCTGGCACGTCGCAGAAGCGGTGGGCTATTACCAGGTGGATACTGGTATTGTATATCAGCGCGTTTCTCGTTAG
- the mazG gene encoding nucleoside triphosphate pyrophosphohydrolase yields the protein MTDSVPPARSENTQGSSAPLPGTPPDYSILTPAFEKLCDVIARLRSPEGCPWDRAQTLETIKPYTLEETYELLEAIDSGNDQHIIEELGDLLLQIVLDSQIAADEGRFDLTHVVDRLTRKMIERHPHVFGDVSAETPDEVRKNWDQIKDQEKQRRSIFDGLPEALPALARASRVAEKAAKVGYDFPHRDMLFDKLREEIQELADELFHDGRLPETPATVEAEVIADQELDDPELQARVEGELGDILFVVANIARRWKINPEEALRKSNRKFQARVQKIEQALETEGRSIQEATLQEMEAIYQAVKQQERAQR from the coding sequence ATGACAGATTCTGTCCCCCCAGCCCGATCCGAGAACACCCAGGGTAGCTCCGCTCCCCTGCCGGGTACTCCTCCCGATTATAGCATTCTAACCCCCGCCTTTGAAAAGCTTTGCGACGTGATTGCCCGACTGCGATCGCCGGAAGGCTGTCCCTGGGACCGGGCACAGACGCTGGAAACGATCAAGCCCTATACCCTCGAGGAGACCTACGAACTGCTGGAAGCCATCGATTCGGGCAATGATCAGCATATCATCGAGGAACTCGGGGACCTGCTGCTGCAGATTGTGCTCGACTCTCAGATCGCGGCGGACGAAGGTCGCTTTGATTTGACTCATGTAGTTGACCGCCTGACCCGCAAGATGATTGAACGTCATCCGCATGTGTTCGGTGACGTGAGTGCGGAAACGCCGGATGAAGTCCGCAAAAACTGGGACCAGATCAAAGACCAGGAAAAACAGCGACGCTCAATCTTTGATGGCCTGCCCGAGGCACTGCCGGCTTTGGCTCGTGCATCACGGGTCGCGGAGAAAGCGGCCAAGGTGGGTTATGATTTCCCTCACCGCGACATGCTGTTTGATAAACTGCGGGAAGAAATTCAGGAACTGGCAGACGAACTGTTTCATGATGGACGACTGCCTGAAACACCAGCTACCGTGGAAGCGGAAGTCATTGCGGACCAGGAACTGGACGATCCTGAACTGCAGGCCCGGGTGGAAGGCGAACTGGGAGACATCCTGTTTGTGGTCGCGAACATTGCCCGTCGCTGGAAGATCAACCCGGAAGAAGCCCTGCGAAAAAGTAATCGCAAGTTCCAGGCGCGGGTCCAGAAAATCGAACAGGCCCTGGAAACGGAAGGCCGCTCAATCCAGGAAGCGACTTTGCAGGAGATGGAAGCTATCTACCAGGCAGTCAAACAGCAGGAACGTGCACAGCGCTGA
- a CDS encoding transketolase, with protein MAAQANALSMEELKEKGKVLRRLIIKMTTEAGSGHPSSSLSAVEVVNALWFGGFMKYDPQNPTWEARDRFILSKGHAVPVLYAAMAEAGYFSTDDVMTLRKLGSPFEGHPNMKRLPGIEASTGSLGQGLSLGIGQALGARLNKNGANVFVVIGDGEMGEGQVWEALAAAEKYKLGNLTAIIDQNGYQQTGATKDVLDMGSFEDKIAAFGWHTQTINGNCQETVVEALEAAAKVTDRPKAIISQTKKGYGILPVLEEAGDTNYHGKPLSPELAEKALALLS; from the coding sequence GTGGCTGCTCAAGCAAATGCCTTATCAATGGAAGAATTGAAGGAAAAAGGAAAAGTCCTTCGCCGTCTGATCATCAAAATGACGACCGAAGCTGGCAGTGGACACCCCAGCAGCAGTCTGTCTGCCGTCGAAGTGGTGAACGCACTCTGGTTTGGCGGGTTCATGAAATACGATCCACAGAACCCCACCTGGGAAGCTCGCGATCGCTTCATTCTGAGTAAAGGTCACGCGGTTCCCGTGCTGTACGCCGCCATGGCGGAAGCCGGTTACTTCTCCACTGATGATGTCATGACGCTCCGTAAACTGGGCAGCCCCTTCGAAGGTCACCCGAACATGAAGCGTCTGCCCGGGATTGAAGCCTCAACCGGCTCACTGGGTCAGGGACTCTCACTGGGTATCGGTCAGGCCCTCGGCGCTCGTTTGAATAAAAACGGTGCCAACGTCTTCGTTGTTATCGGTGATGGTGAAATGGGTGAAGGCCAGGTCTGGGAAGCACTCGCAGCTGCTGAGAAATACAAGCTCGGTAACCTGACCGCGATTATCGATCAGAACGGTTACCAGCAGACCGGTGCCACCAAAGACGTTCTGGATATGGGATCTTTCGAAGATAAGATCGCCGCCTTCGGCTGGCACACCCAGACCATTAACGGTAACTGCCAGGAAACGGTAGTCGAAGCACTGGAAGCAGCCGCTAAAGTCACCGACCGGCCCAAGGCCATTATTTCGCAGACCAAAAAAGGGTATGGCATCCTGCCGGTCCTCGAAGAAGCCGGCGATACCAACTACCACGGCAAGCCGCTCTCTCCCGAACTGGCAGAAAAAGCACTCGCCTTGCTCAGTTAG
- a CDS encoding transketolase family protein has protein sequence MYLGELSGLKIGQATRDAFGDALKDLGDQFSTVVTVDGDVGNSTRTEVFAKAYPERAFNVGIAESNMVSVAGGLASTGHIPVVASFAAFLMCNAYDQIRMSIAFPSMNVKMVGTHAGISIGEDGPSQMGIEDVSLACSLPGVVVMVTADAFSTKAATKAMLEHEGPVYLRLGRPNVSEIYKDGDSFEIGKANTVREGDDVTIIANGLMVAGAMDAATKLAEEGVSARVIDMHTIKPLDTDAIAKAARETGRIVVAEEHLAHGGLGSAVAMAVSQIDPVPMAFVNVGDCFAESGDPQGLLDKYGLTADAIVEAVKKVK, from the coding sequence ATGTATTTAGGTGAACTTAGCGGATTGAAAATCGGACAGGCCACCCGCGATGCGTTTGGCGATGCATTGAAAGATCTGGGTGACCAGTTTTCGACTGTCGTTACCGTTGACGGTGACGTAGGAAACTCGACTCGTACCGAAGTCTTCGCCAAGGCATACCCCGAACGTGCCTTCAACGTCGGGATCGCAGAAAGCAACATGGTGAGCGTAGCCGGTGGTCTGGCCTCAACCGGTCATATCCCCGTCGTCGCCAGCTTTGCCGCATTCCTGATGTGCAACGCTTACGACCAGATCAGAATGTCGATCGCTTTCCCGAGCATGAACGTCAAAATGGTTGGTACTCACGCCGGGATTTCTATCGGTGAAGACGGTCCTTCACAGATGGGTATTGAAGACGTCTCCCTGGCCTGCAGTCTGCCTGGCGTTGTTGTGATGGTAACTGCTGATGCCTTTTCCACCAAAGCCGCAACCAAAGCCATGCTGGAGCACGAAGGTCCTGTCTACCTGCGCCTGGGACGTCCCAACGTTTCTGAAATCTACAAAGATGGTGACAGCTTTGAAATCGGTAAAGCCAATACCGTTCGTGAAGGTGACGATGTCACTATCATCGCTAACGGCCTGATGGTCGCCGGTGCGATGGACGCTGCCACCAAGCTGGCTGAAGAAGGTGTCAGCGCTCGCGTCATCGACATGCACACCATCAAGCCGCTGGACACGGACGCGATTGCCAAAGCAGCCCGTGAAACAGGTCGGATTGTAGTCGCTGAAGAACACCTGGCGCACGGCGGACTGGGATCTGCTGTCGCCATGGCTGTCTCACAGATCGATCCGGTCCCCATGGCATTCGTTAACGTCGGCGACTGCTTCGCTGAAAGTGGCGATCCTCAGGGACTGCTCGACAAGTACGGTCTGACTGCTGATGCGATCGTTGAAGCTGTCAAAAAAGTGAAATAA
- a CDS encoding alpha/beta hydrolase family protein encodes MFRKLCSVALMLAWGLSGVQALTAAEKSPEAQPADNPVLTKIEVKSSLDQSMQPSLIWAPKSAKSSPTPLFVFLHSWSGNYKQNNAKWLKEAQQRGWIYLHPNFRGVNQQPEACGSHLARQDILDAIDYVIQHYDVDQSRIYLAGSSGGGHMTMLMVGHHPDRFSAASAWVGISDLADWYRFHVKDGKPQRYAQMILKSLTAKPGTSKEVDAQYRDRSPLYWIANASEVPLDLNAGVTDGQTGSVPFMHTLKAYNQLAKKNNSPLITDAEMQQLWDQGKLTKPQSADETPDETYGRDIHLRRKSGQARVTIFEGGHEGLPEPACAWLSQQSRDTSSFGKGSD; translated from the coding sequence ATGTTCCGAAAATTATGTTCCGTCGCCCTGATGCTGGCCTGGGGTTTGTCTGGCGTTCAAGCATTGACCGCTGCAGAAAAGTCGCCTGAAGCACAGCCGGCGGACAATCCGGTTCTCACAAAGATTGAAGTCAAAAGCTCGCTGGATCAGAGTATGCAGCCGTCACTCATCTGGGCGCCGAAGTCTGCGAAATCCAGTCCCACACCATTGTTTGTCTTCCTGCATTCCTGGAGTGGCAATTATAAGCAGAACAACGCCAAGTGGCTCAAAGAGGCACAGCAGCGGGGGTGGATTTACCTGCACCCCAACTTCCGGGGCGTCAATCAGCAGCCGGAAGCCTGTGGTTCTCACCTGGCTCGACAGGACATTCTCGATGCGATCGACTATGTCATTCAACACTACGATGTCGATCAGTCGCGAATCTACCTGGCGGGTTCTTCGGGGGGCGGACACATGACAATGCTCATGGTTGGTCATCATCCGGATCGTTTCTCTGCCGCTTCGGCCTGGGTCGGCATCAGTGATCTCGCGGACTGGTATCGCTTCCACGTCAAAGATGGGAAACCCCAGCGGTATGCCCAGATGATTCTCAAGTCGCTGACTGCCAAACCCGGAACCAGCAAAGAAGTAGATGCCCAGTACCGTGACCGCTCCCCTTTGTACTGGATTGCGAATGCCAGTGAAGTACCGCTGGATCTCAACGCCGGTGTCACTGATGGCCAGACCGGTTCCGTACCTTTCATGCACACGCTGAAAGCCTATAACCAGTTGGCGAAAAAGAATAACAGCCCCCTAATCACTGATGCAGAAATGCAACAATTATGGGACCAGGGGAAACTCACGAAGCCTCAGTCTGCTGATGAGACCCCTGACGAGACCTATGGCCGCGATATTCATCTCCGTCGCAAGTCGGGGCAGGCCCGCGTCACCATTTTTGAAGGGGGGCATGAAGGGTTACCGGAACCAGCCTGCGCCTGGCTGTCGCAGCAGTCTCGTGATACTTCGAGCTTTGGAAAAGGGTCAGACTGA
- a CDS encoding anaerobic glycerol-3-phosphate dehydrogenase subunit C, giving the protein MDRQQQRIAEDLSSLIAGDVRCDPVSLSIYSSDASLYQLPPLCVAYPRDREDMIAIARYASEMHIPIIPRGAGTGLVGDAIGTGIVIDCSRFMTGFELLNDNLILVQPGVVHARLNRYLKPLGLYFPPDPSNTEVTTVGSMLAIDAAGSRAIRVGSTRDHVNRIEVVLADGTCFDVGNESLSILNQPVAGSSTSLLSEPSPEVRGEQARRTILSKMSKLLTDNAQLIQEKQRTGIPNCSGYFLKGIKSREHLNLARMLVGSEGTLGLFTSAILHVSPLPAHRGVALLLFGDLSSAIKAVQTIIQEQPSACDLLDRRLLSLARDADPRFASLISPAAEAALLVEQVGFSDAQVQQRLHNVTLAVKNINSRVVVAMETHQPDEVDFLWSLPQKVVPSLSRLPGESRPQPFVEDIAVPPERLNEFSQKAQKVFQRHEVTATFYAHAASGQIHLRPFLPALTEQNAPILESIARDLYQTVFSVNGTISGEHGDGLARTAFLRSQYGDLYRVFREVKDIFDPSNLLNPGKIINDDPHVTIRNLRPVPEKFPELIDLQLGWTPQELQNEASRCNGCGSCRRQDDGSRMCPVFRIEPVEEASPRAKANLFRGLLSGAIHPNELSSQDTKRLADTCVNCKQCVLDCPSSVNIPQMAIEAKAAYVSANGLDHTDWILSRAHSFGALGSTLSMAANWAINNSTARWVMEKMMGIHRHRKLPLFSRRSFLRSVPRKLTKRPRPGSDPDLVIFFVDYYANYHDPELAHALLAILQHNQIPVYVPPLQLASGMAMVSAGDLIAARGLAKENIQILSEFAREGHRIVCTEPAAAICLKQEYPMLVPGEDSEVIASQVLEAGEYLWERRDAGRLRTDFGRLAMELDYHTPCHIKALSSRSALKELLALIPELQVNTIEKGCSGMAGTYGLARETFETSKQIGQELIDHMKITNVHAGATECSSCKMQMEQESAIPTIHPIKLLALSYGLMPELERFLQPQKKKLVIS; this is encoded by the coding sequence TTGGACCGTCAACAGCAACGAATCGCAGAAGATCTCTCCAGCCTGATTGCAGGCGATGTGCGATGCGATCCGGTGTCGTTGTCCATTTACTCCAGCGATGCCAGCCTCTATCAGCTGCCTCCCCTCTGTGTCGCCTATCCCCGCGATCGCGAGGATATGATCGCCATCGCCCGGTATGCCTCTGAGATGCATATCCCCATCATTCCCCGTGGTGCAGGAACGGGCCTGGTCGGAGATGCGATCGGCACCGGAATTGTAATTGACTGCTCGCGGTTCATGACCGGATTTGAACTGCTCAATGACAATCTGATTCTGGTCCAGCCCGGTGTGGTCCATGCGCGTCTCAATCGCTATCTCAAACCGCTGGGCCTCTATTTCCCTCCGGATCCATCCAATACAGAGGTCACGACTGTCGGCAGCATGCTGGCCATTGATGCTGCTGGCTCTCGGGCAATTCGCGTCGGTTCGACCCGCGATCATGTCAATCGCATTGAAGTCGTGCTGGCAGACGGAACCTGCTTTGATGTGGGAAACGAAAGTCTGTCGATTCTCAATCAGCCTGTCGCCGGTTCGAGTACTTCTCTGCTCAGTGAACCGTCCCCCGAAGTACGTGGCGAACAGGCCCGACGGACGATTTTGAGTAAAATGTCGAAGCTGCTCACCGATAATGCTCAGCTCATTCAGGAGAAGCAGCGTACCGGAATTCCCAACTGCAGCGGCTACTTTCTCAAAGGGATTAAATCACGGGAGCACCTCAACCTGGCGCGGATGCTCGTGGGATCCGAAGGAACACTCGGCTTGTTCACCTCGGCGATTCTGCACGTTTCTCCGTTACCCGCTCATCGCGGCGTGGCGCTGCTTCTGTTCGGGGATCTCTCCTCTGCGATCAAAGCCGTGCAGACCATCATCCAAGAGCAACCCTCGGCATGCGACCTGCTCGACCGTCGTTTGTTGTCGCTGGCACGGGACGCTGATCCCCGCTTCGCTTCACTGATTTCACCTGCAGCCGAAGCGGCACTGCTCGTAGAGCAGGTAGGCTTCAGTGATGCCCAGGTTCAGCAGCGTCTGCACAATGTCACGCTGGCTGTAAAAAACATTAACTCCCGCGTGGTGGTGGCGATGGAAACCCATCAGCCGGACGAGGTCGATTTTCTCTGGTCGCTGCCTCAAAAGGTAGTGCCTTCACTCAGTCGTCTCCCAGGGGAGTCCCGACCACAGCCCTTTGTCGAAGATATCGCGGTGCCTCCGGAACGGCTTAACGAGTTCTCACAGAAAGCGCAGAAAGTCTTTCAACGCCACGAGGTGACTGCTACGTTTTACGCACACGCCGCCTCGGGGCAGATTCACCTGAGGCCCTTTCTGCCTGCTCTGACCGAGCAGAATGCCCCCATTCTGGAAAGCATTGCCCGCGATCTCTACCAGACGGTCTTTTCCGTTAACGGGACCATCAGTGGAGAGCATGGCGACGGTCTGGCACGCACGGCGTTCCTCCGTTCCCAGTACGGCGATCTGTATCGTGTCTTCCGCGAAGTCAAAGATATCTTCGATCCCAGTAACCTGCTCAATCCCGGCAAGATCATCAACGATGATCCTCACGTGACCATTCGCAACCTGCGTCCCGTGCCTGAAAAATTTCCCGAACTGATCGACCTGCAGTTGGGCTGGACGCCCCAGGAACTGCAGAACGAGGCCAGTCGTTGTAATGGCTGTGGTTCCTGTCGTCGTCAGGATGACGGTTCCCGCATGTGTCCCGTCTTCCGGATTGAGCCTGTCGAAGAAGCATCACCCCGCGCCAAGGCCAACCTGTTTCGCGGTCTGCTCTCGGGAGCCATTCATCCTAATGAACTCTCCTCCCAGGATACCAAGCGACTCGCGGATACCTGCGTGAACTGTAAGCAGTGCGTGCTCGACTGTCCTTCCTCGGTGAATATTCCACAGATGGCCATTGAAGCCAAGGCCGCTTACGTTTCTGCCAATGGGCTCGACCATACAGACTGGATTCTCTCCCGCGCCCATTCCTTCGGTGCGCTCGGTAGTACCCTCTCCATGGCTGCCAACTGGGCGATCAACAATTCGACGGCCCGCTGGGTCATGGAAAAGATGATGGGCATTCATCGGCACCGAAAGTTACCCCTGTTCTCCCGTAGGTCATTTCTACGGTCGGTTCCCCGCAAACTGACAAAACGCCCTCGGCCGGGAAGCGACCCCGATCTTGTGATCTTTTTCGTCGATTACTACGCCAACTACCATGATCCAGAACTCGCGCATGCCCTGTTGGCCATTCTGCAACATAACCAGATTCCGGTTTACGTCCCGCCTCTGCAGCTTGCTTCTGGCATGGCGATGGTGTCGGCAGGGGATCTGATTGCGGCCCGTGGCCTGGCCAAGGAAAACATTCAGATCTTGAGTGAATTCGCCCGCGAAGGGCATCGCATCGTCTGTACCGAGCCGGCAGCCGCCATCTGTCTCAAGCAGGAATATCCGATGCTGGTCCCCGGAGAAGACAGCGAGGTAATCGCGAGCCAGGTACTGGAAGCGGGAGAATATCTGTGGGAGCGGCGTGATGCAGGTCGTCTGAGGACCGATTTTGGTCGACTGGCGATGGAACTGGATTATCATACCCCCTGTCATATCAAGGCTTTATCGTCGCGGTCCGCTCTGAAAGAGCTTCTCGCTTTGATTCCTGAGCTGCAGGTGAATACAATTGAAAAAGGTTGCTCGGGTATGGCTGGTACTTACGGCCTGGCCCGGGAAACCTTTGAGACTTCCAAGCAGATCGGTCAGGAGTTGATCGATCATATGAAAATAACGAATGTTCACGCGGGTGCGACGGAGTGCAGCAGCTGTAAAATGCAGATGGAACAGGAATCTGCGATTCCCACCATTCATCCGATCAAGCTACTGGCGCTTTCTTATGGACTCATGCCGGAACTCGAACGGTTTTTGCAGCCCCAGAAGAAAAAACTGGTCATATCATGA
- a CDS encoding ornithine cyclodeaminase family protein codes for MAALYISEDDVRSLMDMEKSILITHKVFKEIASGRVMNAPRQRVRAPGVMLHTMSAANEYLNYVGWKAYTTTKESARFHVAIYDQESGEMRALIEADFLGQLRTGAASAVATEFMARPDSKVVGLFGSGLQARTQLQAICMTRKIDFVQVYSRNYENCSRFAEEMTELCDVEVSACHTPDETAAEKDIVICATTAKAPLFDGRVLDEGTHLNVVGSNHRSRREIDRTTIKRADVIVCDDIEQCKIEAGDFMQPVDDGITDWRLMHNLSEIVAERETGRATDDQVTLFKSVGIAAEDVAMGVQVYEYALQEGLGVDLPF; via the coding sequence ATGGCGGCTCTCTATATCTCCGAAGACGATGTCCGTTCCCTGATGGACATGGAGAAATCCATTCTCATCACGCACAAGGTTTTCAAAGAAATCGCAAGCGGGCGAGTGATGAATGCCCCTAGACAACGGGTGCGGGCTCCAGGCGTCATGCTGCATACCATGTCTGCCGCCAATGAGTATCTGAACTACGTCGGCTGGAAAGCATATACCACCACCAAAGAGTCAGCCCGCTTTCACGTAGCGATCTACGATCAGGAATCGGGCGAGATGCGGGCCTTGATCGAAGCCGATTTTCTCGGCCAGCTACGCACCGGCGCAGCCAGTGCTGTCGCTACCGAATTCATGGCTCGCCCGGATTCCAAGGTCGTCGGTCTGTTTGGTTCCGGACTGCAGGCACGGACTCAATTGCAGGCCATCTGTATGACCCGCAAGATTGACTTCGTGCAGGTCTATTCGCGCAACTACGAAAACTGCAGCCGCTTCGCTGAAGAAATGACCGAACTCTGTGATGTCGAAGTCAGTGCCTGTCATACCCCCGACGAGACGGCAGCTGAAAAAGACATTGTGATTTGCGCCACCACCGCCAAGGCCCCCCTCTTCGATGGACGGGTTCTGGATGAAGGGACGCATTTGAATGTCGTCGGTTCAAATCACCGCAGCCGTCGTGAAATTGATCGCACCACGATTAAACGGGCCGATGTGATTGTCTGTGACGACATCGAACAGTGTAAGATCGAAGCCGGCGACTTCATGCAGCCGGTCGACGATGGAATCACGGACTGGCGGCTGATGCACAATCTCTCAGAGATCGTCGCCGAACGCGAAACCGGACGGGCTACCGACGATCAGGTGACTCTGTTCAAGTCGGTAGGCATTGCAGCCGAAGATGTCGCGATGGGCGTTCAGGTTTATGAGTATGCACTGCAAGAAGGGCTCGGCGTCGATCTGCCGTTCTAA